A single region of the Mesorhizobium sp. NZP2077 genome encodes:
- a CDS encoding DUF2493 domain-containing protein yields MTFDLPFDDAYEPYHASSPTDRVILELQMYGHRPHQDEPDPRPLPDDEVIRVGLAGIVETFAGMLGDTRLEPDLDDLLWSFTNVFHRAAERVARSLDRNEEAQRSSQQEQDGSEVKSVELERLTGEGITYIERRNVLEIMRDEAADLYEAQTGSAWRPRTGSKVSHQAMTAAVIDSRDFLAARRRADTEVLVPAGTKIAFAGGLDFNDHDRIWDALDKAREKHPDMVLLHGGSPRGAERIAACWAENRKVTQIAFKPDWNRHAKAAPFRRNDQLLSVVPHGLIVFPGSGITDNLADKARRLGIPVWRFAEGGA; encoded by the coding sequence ATGACTTTCGACCTTCCTTTCGACGACGCCTACGAGCCCTACCACGCCTCCTCGCCGACCGACCGCGTCATCCTCGAACTGCAGATGTACGGCCATCGCCCGCATCAGGACGAACCTGATCCCCGTCCGCTGCCTGACGACGAGGTGATCCGGGTAGGCCTCGCCGGGATCGTCGAGACCTTCGCCGGCATGCTCGGCGACACCAGGCTCGAACCCGATCTCGACGACCTGCTCTGGTCTTTTACCAACGTCTTCCATCGCGCCGCCGAACGCGTCGCCCGCAGCCTCGACCGCAATGAGGAGGCGCAGCGTTCGAGCCAGCAGGAGCAGGACGGCTCGGAGGTGAAGTCCGTCGAGCTGGAACGGCTCACGGGCGAAGGCATCACCTACATCGAGCGTCGCAACGTGCTGGAAATCATGCGTGACGAAGCCGCCGACCTCTACGAGGCGCAGACCGGATCGGCATGGCGGCCGCGCACTGGATCCAAGGTCTCCCATCAGGCGATGACAGCGGCGGTGATCGACTCCAGAGACTTCCTCGCCGCGCGCCGCCGCGCAGACACCGAGGTACTGGTGCCGGCCGGCACCAAGATCGCTTTCGCCGGCGGCCTCGACTTTAACGATCACGACCGGATCTGGGACGCGCTCGACAAGGCCCGTGAGAAGCATCCAGACATGGTCCTGCTCCACGGTGGCAGCCCGCGCGGGGCCGAGCGCATCGCCGCCTGCTGGGCCGAGAACCGGAAGGTCACCCAGATCGCCTTCAAGCCGGACTGGAACCGTCACGCCAAGGCCGCTCCGTTCCGCCGCAACGACCAGCTGCTCTCGGTGGTGCCCCACGGCCTGATCGTCTTTCCCGGCTCCGGCATTACTGACAACCTTGCCGATAAGGCCCGTCGGCTCGGCATCCCCGTCTGGCGGTTCGCGGAGGGTGGCGCGTAA
- a CDS encoding DUF1778 domain-containing protein, translating into MATTGTRKETPVSMRFRDDDLTIIDRGAELLGLSRTEFMRRAALQEAQAAILNETVIRVSPEAYDAFMQAISAPAAAPPPKAAERLRRSPPWDR; encoded by the coding sequence ATGGCCACCACAGGCACGAGGAAGGAAACCCCCGTTTCGATGCGGTTTCGTGACGATGATCTCACCATCATCGACCGCGGCGCGGAGCTGCTTGGCCTGTCGCGCACGGAGTTTATGCGGCGCGCAGCACTCCAAGAGGCGCAGGCGGCCATCCTCAACGAAACCGTCATCCGCGTGTCCCCGGAAGCCTATGACGCTTTCATGCAGGCGATCTCAGCCCCTGCCGCCGCCCCCCCGCCGAAGGCGGCGGAGCGGCTGCGTCGGTCCCCGCCATGGGACCGCTAG
- a CDS encoding GNAT family N-acetyltransferase → MALSGIELLDDAHRLDSFDCGKPALNAWLAGFARTNQARGFTRVLIVHDEGTVVGYYGLAPGVIQPNSAPRAIRTGRPPDPIPCLLIGQLAVDHRYAGQGIGSGLVKDALRRCVAGADIVAGRAVVVRAIDAEAERYWQSWGFVPSRDNPSILMRSIQDVSLWLAEGR, encoded by the coding sequence GTGGCGCTTTCAGGCATCGAACTCCTCGACGACGCGCACCGCCTCGACAGCTTCGATTGCGGCAAGCCGGCGCTCAACGCGTGGCTGGCCGGCTTCGCGCGAACGAACCAGGCCCGCGGGTTTACCCGCGTTCTGATCGTTCACGACGAGGGAACAGTCGTCGGCTATTACGGCCTTGCGCCGGGCGTGATCCAGCCAAACAGCGCACCGCGCGCCATCCGCACCGGACGCCCGCCCGATCCGATCCCCTGCCTGCTGATTGGCCAACTCGCCGTCGACCATCGCTATGCCGGACAAGGCATCGGCAGCGGCCTGGTCAAGGACGCGCTTCGCCGCTGCGTCGCCGGCGCCGACATTGTCGCCGGCCGCGCGGTGGTGGTGAGGGCGATCGACGCCGAGGCCGAGCGCTACTGGCAGAGCTGGGGTTTTGTCCCGTCGCGAGACAACCCGTCTATCCTGATGCGCTCGATCCAGGATGTGAGCCTCTGGCTGGCTGAAGGCCGCTAG